One segment of Streptomyces sp. NBC_00576 DNA contains the following:
- a CDS encoding SCO2525 family SAM-dependent methyltransferase produces MDLGTPGEKRRPAVLNAQAPWPEFDSLAYVADNYHKLQDEDAEIISIMRDHFGKYFREHPGPVVGIDVGAGANLYPALAMLPWCKEITLFERSPRNLAYLKGQLTAEAYDTNWDQFWDVLCESPEYAGFEGDPRERFREVVRVESGNILDSDLGEQVGERQGLWSMGTMFFVAESMTTSHEEFGRGVASFMRALAPGAPFFAAFMEHSEGYRVGDAFFPACDVSESEVQKSLEPFAGKIGPLRVERLRTPVNLRAGYSGMIVAYGRRNSDDDIPEC; encoded by the coding sequence ATGGACTTGGGAACGCCGGGGGAAAAACGCAGGCCAGCCGTGCTCAATGCGCAGGCGCCTTGGCCGGAATTTGACTCGCTCGCGTATGTCGCTGACAACTATCACAAGTTGCAGGACGAGGACGCCGAGATCATCTCGATCATGCGTGATCACTTCGGTAAGTACTTCCGTGAACATCCCGGTCCGGTGGTCGGCATCGACGTAGGCGCGGGTGCCAACCTTTACCCCGCGCTCGCCATGCTGCCGTGGTGCAAGGAGATCACGCTCTTCGAGCGCTCACCCCGGAACCTGGCCTATCTGAAGGGCCAGTTGACGGCCGAGGCGTACGACACGAACTGGGACCAGTTCTGGGACGTCCTGTGCGAGAGCCCTGAATACGCCGGGTTCGAGGGCGATCCGAGGGAGCGGTTCCGCGAGGTCGTGCGCGTCGAGTCCGGCAACATCCTCGACTCCGACCTGGGGGAACAGGTCGGCGAACGACAGGGTCTGTGGTCGATGGGGACCATGTTCTTCGTCGCGGAGTCGATGACCACCTCGCACGAGGAGTTCGGCCGGGGTGTGGCGAGCTTCATGCGTGCGCTGGCGCCCGGAGCGCCTTTCTTCGCGGCGTTCATGGAGCATTCGGAGGGGTATCGCGTGGGCGACGCGTTCTTCCCCGCGTGTGACGTGAGCGAGTCCGAGGTGCAGAAAAGCCTGGAGCCCTTCGCCGGAAAGATCGGCCCGCTTCGGGTTGAGCGGCTCAGGACTCCGGTAAATCTACGGGCGGGCTATTCGGGCATGATCGTCGCCTATGGCCGCCGAAATTCGGATGACGATATTCCGGAATGCTAG
- a CDS encoding ABC transporter substrate-binding protein: MRDVTRDVSTAPHRRSFLKYTGALGAAAAISSSLSACSSGPESTNDTEGGTGGANSTLTAVIGYGNDGSWDPTQTASAFSMAGNNHIYEGLLDTDPISREPYPALATAVPGDLSSTSWKFTLRAGATFHDGKPVTADDVVFVFDRILDPNTQTLAKGFFASWLKEVKKVDAQNVELVLKFPFPEGVSRLTLAKIMPKHVFSQPGAWDDAIKGKAIGSGPYRQAAHHPKSNTTFEAFAAYNGPRKPAFKKMNWMTMVDAAPRVAKISGSSAGAQIADNIPYANIQQLKSGGMDVQGGAGMNNLFLMFNTKHKPFDDVRVRQALHYAIDTEKMVQVALKGHGKPSTSFLNEANPGYRPAKTVYDYDPEKAKALLKEAGVSGLKIEILSVNVSWIVDCLPTIKASWDAIGVETTLNPQETTAVFTKMDQKQDYQVVSAASNPNQFGLDADLIMHYNYGPQNLWMGYARWADNAVAKQLFKDMDRATREAVPEKKKEMIQDYIDVVAEEAVLYPVVHNELMTAWDPKKLAGIRAQPYPGINLLQAKWV, from the coding sequence GTGCGCGACGTGACCCGCGACGTATCGACCGCCCCGCACCGCCGGTCGTTCCTGAAGTACACCGGCGCGCTGGGTGCCGCCGCCGCCATTTCCTCCTCGCTCTCGGCCTGTTCGTCGGGCCCGGAGTCCACCAACGACACCGAGGGTGGCACCGGGGGCGCGAACAGCACGCTCACGGCCGTGATCGGCTATGGCAACGACGGCAGCTGGGACCCCACGCAGACGGCTTCCGCCTTCTCCATGGCCGGCAACAACCACATCTACGAGGGCCTGCTCGACACCGACCCGATCTCCCGCGAGCCGTACCCGGCGCTCGCCACAGCCGTCCCCGGCGACCTCAGCAGCACCTCCTGGAAGTTCACGCTGCGGGCGGGGGCGACCTTCCACGACGGAAAGCCGGTGACCGCCGACGACGTGGTCTTCGTATTCGATCGAATCCTCGATCCGAACACACAGACACTCGCCAAGGGGTTTTTCGCCAGCTGGCTGAAAGAAGTGAAAAAGGTCGACGCGCAGAATGTCGAGCTGGTGCTGAAGTTCCCCTTCCCGGAAGGCGTTTCCCGGCTCACCCTCGCGAAGATCATGCCGAAGCACGTCTTCTCCCAGCCGGGCGCCTGGGACGACGCGATCAAGGGAAAGGCGATCGGCTCGGGACCGTACCGGCAGGCCGCGCACCACCCGAAGTCGAACACGACGTTCGAGGCGTTCGCCGCCTACAACGGGCCGCGCAAACCGGCGTTCAAGAAGATGAACTGGATGACGATGGTGGACGCCGCGCCCCGCGTCGCCAAGATCTCGGGGTCCAGTGCCGGCGCGCAGATCGCCGACAACATCCCGTACGCCAACATCCAGCAGCTCAAGAGCGGGGGGATGGACGTCCAGGGCGGGGCGGGGATGAACAACCTGTTCCTGATGTTCAACACCAAGCACAAGCCCTTCGACGACGTACGGGTCCGCCAGGCGCTGCACTACGCCATCGACACGGAGAAGATGGTGCAGGTGGCTCTCAAGGGCCACGGCAAGCCGTCCACGTCCTTCCTCAACGAGGCCAACCCCGGCTACCGGCCGGCGAAGACGGTCTACGACTACGACCCGGAAAAGGCGAAGGCGCTCCTGAAGGAGGCCGGGGTCAGCGGGCTGAAGATCGAGATCCTGTCGGTGAACGTCAGCTGGATCGTCGACTGCCTGCCCACCATCAAGGCGTCGTGGGACGCGATCGGCGTCGAGACGACCCTCAACCCGCAGGAAACAACAGCGGTGTTCACGAAGATGGACCAGAAGCAGGACTACCAGGTCGTGTCGGCGGCCTCGAACCCCAACCAGTTCGGCCTCGACGCGGACCTGATCATGCACTACAACTACGGCCCGCAGAACCTCTGGATGGGCTACGCCCGTTGGGCCGACAACGCTGTGGCCAAGCAGCTCTTCAAGGACATGGACAGGGCGACACGGGAGGCGGTCCCGGAGAAGAAGAAGGAGATGATCCAGGACTACATCGACGTCGTCGCCGAGGAGGCCGTGCTCTACCCGGTCGTCCACAACGAGCTGATGACGGCCTGGGACCCGAAGAAGCTCGCGGGCATAAGGGCACAGCCGTACCCGGGCATCAACCTCCTCCAGGCCAAGTGGGTCTAG
- a CDS encoding SCO2523 family variant P-loop protein translates to MLIFAASDKGGTGRSVTSANLAYHRALAGDDVCYLDFDFGSPTAAAVFDVDIAQREVGDRGLHSYLEGDVGEPARVDVWAQTEHRVLTNRPPGSGRLVLMPGDLGGGEFSTTGENLRRCVDLLLRLNSEFDLIIVDLSAGRSYAVEMALKATAEPQLRGIEARWLVFHRWTRQHVMAAAGLVFGPRGIMAGGIARGHTEEALRGAIRFVRAAVPDPESSLWSQVAPTQSAWMRECDADLQSLASNRGIGYTQVLGSVPLEPVLQWREQLITDEDVLDSQIANMETWQAMSDLAGRLTDDKYWGQP, encoded by the coding sequence GTGCTCATCTTCGCCGCCTCCGACAAGGGAGGCACGGGCCGCTCGGTCACCAGTGCCAACCTCGCCTACCACCGGGCGCTCGCCGGTGACGACGTCTGCTACCTGGACTTCGACTTCGGCTCACCCACGGCCGCCGCCGTCTTCGACGTCGACATAGCGCAGCGTGAGGTCGGCGACCGCGGCCTGCACTCCTATCTGGAGGGCGACGTCGGCGAACCGGCCCGCGTCGATGTCTGGGCCCAGACCGAACACCGGGTGCTGACCAACCGGCCGCCCGGCTCCGGCCGCCTCGTCCTCATGCCCGGTGACCTCGGCGGCGGCGAGTTCTCCACCACCGGCGAGAACCTGCGCCGCTGCGTCGACCTGCTGCTGCGGCTCAACAGCGAGTTCGACCTGATCATCGTCGACCTGAGCGCCGGCCGCAGCTACGCCGTCGAAATGGCCCTCAAAGCCACCGCGGAACCGCAGTTGCGCGGCATCGAGGCCCGCTGGCTGGTCTTCCACCGCTGGACCCGCCAGCATGTGATGGCCGCCGCCGGGTTGGTCTTCGGCCCGCGCGGCATCATGGCCGGCGGTATCGCCCGGGGCCACACGGAGGAGGCGCTGCGCGGCGCCATCCGCTTCGTACGGGCCGCCGTACCCGATCCCGAGTCGTCACTGTGGTCGCAGGTGGCGCCCACCCAGTCGGCGTGGATGCGCGAATGCGACGCCGACCTCCAGTCGCTCGCCTCCAACCGCGGTATCGGATATACGCAAGTGCTGGGCTCCGTACCGCTGGAGCCCGTTCTGCAGTGGCGCGAGCAGCTCATCACCGACGAGGACGTCCTCGACAGCCAGATCGCCAACATGGAGACCTGGCAGGCGATGAGCGACCTCGCCGGCCGGCTCACCGACGACAAGTACTGGGGGCAGCCGTGA
- a CDS encoding SCO2522 family protein has product MTGPVFRETAAEPRTQSVPLSHLSLELGHLYMEDFAVGPERLREHFAEVRIWVDAAKASAARRLGGKRPRISTCFLIDDYFTRFSTPAELIPLVLEEADRAGLTIDYLARESGCAVADKVELAESVMHRLVESPPPGTYGSRPPVGDTGWLANGQRTPGARTAMAEVTEWQPPHETAARVHSVFMDVELWSQRDGGRLWSCPFLAAVWQLARLGLLRHGGEPVLVPRARPTGGFPHDWDELPPLLQLTDSAAPFSAYRTCTLVPNRFLAVEDAVRLILDQVDVDDGALAQVDERSVREGAPVPEAVAQRVTYVFYEEP; this is encoded by the coding sequence GTGACCGGCCCCGTGTTCCGCGAGACCGCGGCCGAACCCCGTACCCAGTCCGTACCGCTGTCCCATCTGTCCCTGGAACTGGGCCACTTGTACATGGAGGACTTCGCGGTCGGCCCCGAGCGGCTGCGCGAGCACTTCGCGGAGGTACGGATCTGGGTGGACGCCGCCAAGGCTTCCGCCGCCCGGCGACTGGGCGGCAAACGGCCCCGGATCAGCACCTGTTTCCTCATCGACGACTACTTCACCCGCTTCTCCACCCCCGCCGAACTGATCCCGCTGGTCCTCGAAGAGGCAGACCGGGCCGGACTCACCATCGACTACCTGGCCCGCGAGTCGGGCTGCGCCGTCGCCGACAAGGTCGAGCTGGCCGAATCCGTGATGCACCGCCTCGTCGAGTCCCCGCCGCCGGGCACCTACGGCTCCCGCCCGCCGGTCGGCGACACCGGCTGGCTCGCCAACGGGCAGCGCACCCCCGGCGCACGCACCGCCATGGCCGAGGTCACCGAGTGGCAGCCACCGCACGAGACCGCGGCCCGGGTCCACTCCGTCTTCATGGACGTCGAACTGTGGTCGCAGCGGGACGGCGGACGCCTGTGGTCCTGCCCGTTCCTCGCCGCCGTCTGGCAGCTGGCCCGGCTCGGACTGCTGCGCCACGGCGGGGAACCCGTGCTGGTTCCGCGCGCCCGGCCCACCGGGGGCTTCCCCCACGACTGGGACGAACTGCCGCCGCTTCTCCAACTCACCGACTCCGCAGCGCCGTTCAGCGCCTACCGCACCTGCACCCTGGTGCCGAACCGCTTCCTGGCCGTCGAGGACGCCGTCCGGCTCATCCTCGACCAGGTCGATGTGGACGACGGGGCGCTGGCCCAGGTCGACGAGCGCTCCGTCCGCGAGGGCGCGCCGGTGCCCGAGGCGGTCGCCCAGCGTGTCACGTACGTCTTCTACGAGGAGCCCTGA
- a CDS encoding GNAT family N-acetyltransferase translates to MSTLPADGFRTPAASRPPRIRQVEETDLPELVRLDEEAFPEGPYPFFTLRQLFDLYPDHLLVLDGGENGLHGYVLVGMPRNPDRGWILSLGVTRDQRGRGHGRQLMEEVLRRLRDDAVREVLLTVEPTNTAAIELYRSLGFTAESAPRKDYFGPNADRVVMTLHL, encoded by the coding sequence ATGAGCACTCTTCCAGCAGATGGTTTTCGGACACCTGCCGCGAGCCGACCGCCGCGCATCCGCCAGGTCGAGGAGACAGATCTGCCCGAGCTGGTCCGGCTGGACGAGGAGGCGTTCCCCGAAGGCCCGTACCCCTTCTTCACGCTTCGCCAGCTCTTCGACCTGTACCCCGATCACCTGCTCGTCCTCGACGGCGGCGAGAACGGCCTGCACGGATACGTCCTGGTCGGCATGCCCCGGAACCCCGACCGCGGCTGGATACTGAGCCTCGGAGTCACCCGCGACCAGCGCGGGCGCGGACACGGCCGGCAACTGATGGAGGAGGTGCTGCGCCGACTGCGCGACGATGCCGTGCGCGAGGTGCTGTTGACGGTCGAGCCGACCAACACCGCCGCAATAGAGCTCTACCGGTCACTCGGCTTCACGGCTGAATCCGCCCCGCGCAAGGACTACTTCGGGCCGAATGCCGACCGAGTGGTCATGACGCTGCACCTGTGA
- a CDS encoding SCO2524 family protein, with amino-acid sequence MQIKPRQHLLDVWQAVGRHSFDSGGWAWGKWGGQSSVADAERLLCLLYPATEIPAFRIDDPDTTQDDVQKALRRAGGRLEIPVNVLTATAEFMRNHTGDDKRPTFAGGYYFHSRDSAQDLTPEQRELGVVDSYSMSVTLCLATLGFLKIYETKTRRTEVLELIQELRAATSVRLTAAMVSLLRSFTVNVFDMDSSQGRTLAELLGQGRLSQRMVLQKFQRRFEALRAIVSESLVLGVDVEEGLADQNQLFECGWAWSLVKDAPEVETEEAIGPQPPGVANAVPYLYFTVVALDGIQDLFSDRTLTLGLLNTEQQKLAEALRLRWEITQQYWSAIARFDADRWPLEDIPWRTTGQKLESEYFSLSVAAILVHDLVRRRATDDDLTRTVGIMERLAERGRITSRMTGRDKAVELHNPGIILPLQGSERIGPPMQWRMNDFSAQLLKRTIQLCTLSRNLVSHDRLLRLAEDIFGHMWRRRIGDGDGVDLWDNVHAVYPESPATDRPVSWSVTERVTECLVSAHQLYRQPPIRSAELGVLARALLSESTHLLGNEQMEPAPASDGRRGMDLKGIEVKLRRARQLIDEQPGTSCALTLDVLGQLDALARARDAATQGA; translated from the coding sequence ATGCAGATCAAGCCACGCCAGCATCTGCTGGACGTCTGGCAGGCGGTTGGTCGTCACTCGTTCGACAGTGGCGGCTGGGCCTGGGGCAAGTGGGGTGGGCAGAGCAGCGTGGCCGATGCCGAACGGCTGCTCTGTCTGCTCTACCCGGCCACCGAGATTCCGGCGTTCCGGATCGACGACCCGGACACGACACAGGACGACGTCCAGAAGGCGCTCCGGAGGGCCGGTGGCCGGCTGGAGATCCCGGTGAACGTGCTGACGGCCACGGCCGAGTTCATGCGCAACCACACCGGGGACGACAAGAGACCGACCTTCGCGGGCGGTTACTACTTCCACTCCCGGGACAGCGCCCAGGATCTCACCCCTGAACAGCGTGAACTCGGGGTAGTGGACAGCTATTCGATGTCGGTCACTCTCTGCCTCGCCACACTTGGCTTCCTCAAGATCTACGAGACGAAGACGCGCCGCACCGAGGTGCTGGAACTCATCCAGGAGCTTCGGGCGGCCACCAGCGTCAGGCTGACGGCGGCCATGGTGAGTCTGCTGCGTTCGTTCACCGTCAACGTCTTCGACATGGACTCCTCGCAGGGCAGAACACTCGCCGAACTCCTCGGCCAGGGGCGGCTGTCCCAGCGGATGGTCCTGCAGAAGTTCCAGCGCCGCTTCGAGGCCCTGCGCGCCATCGTCAGCGAGAGCCTCGTCCTCGGTGTCGACGTCGAGGAAGGCCTCGCGGACCAGAACCAGCTCTTCGAGTGCGGCTGGGCCTGGAGCCTCGTCAAGGACGCGCCCGAGGTGGAGACCGAGGAAGCGATCGGCCCCCAGCCGCCCGGCGTCGCCAATGCTGTGCCCTACCTCTACTTCACCGTCGTCGCCCTCGACGGCATCCAGGACCTGTTCTCCGACCGCACCCTGACCCTGGGCCTGCTCAACACCGAACAGCAGAAGCTCGCCGAGGCGTTACGACTGCGCTGGGAGATCACCCAGCAGTACTGGTCGGCCATCGCCCGCTTCGACGCCGACCGCTGGCCCCTGGAGGACATTCCCTGGCGTACGACAGGACAGAAGCTGGAGTCCGAGTACTTCTCCCTCTCCGTCGCCGCCATCCTCGTACACGACCTGGTCCGCCGCCGGGCCACCGACGACGACCTCACCCGCACGGTCGGCATCATGGAGCGGCTCGCCGAACGCGGGCGCATCACCAGCCGGATGACCGGCCGGGACAAGGCCGTTGAGCTGCACAATCCGGGGATCATCCTGCCGCTCCAGGGCAGTGAACGCATAGGGCCGCCCATGCAGTGGCGGATGAACGACTTCTCCGCGCAACTCCTCAAGCGGACCATCCAGTTGTGCACCCTCTCGCGCAACCTCGTCTCGCACGACCGGCTGCTGCGGCTGGCCGAGGACATCTTCGGGCACATGTGGAGGCGCCGGATCGGCGACGGCGACGGCGTCGACCTGTGGGACAACGTGCACGCCGTCTATCCCGAGTCGCCCGCCACCGACCGCCCCGTGTCCTGGAGCGTCACCGAGCGCGTCACCGAATGCCTGGTCAGCGCCCACCAGCTGTACCGGCAGCCACCGATCCGGAGCGCCGAACTCGGCGTACTGGCAAGGGCGTTGCTCAGCGAGTCGACCCATCTGCTGGGCAACGAACAGATGGAGCCGGCGCCCGCCTCCGACGGCAGGCGCGGTATGGACCTCAAGGGCATCGAGGTAAAACTGCGCCGGGCCAGGCAGCTCATCGACGAACAGCCCGGCACCTCCTGCGCGTTGACCCTCGATGTGCTCGGACAGCTCGACGCCCTCGCCCGGGCCCGCGACGCGGCGACCCAGGGGGCGTGA
- a CDS encoding FadR/GntR family transcriptional regulator, translated as MRRMSQESGKPRRPERRVSGQVQHEVMQLILDRKLRAGAPLPTEVELMASLGVSRNSVREALKALQALDIVEIRHGYGTYVGQASLTPLIDGLTFRTLARHDGDGAALAEILQVREVLEDGLIRRVAAVLSDAELDRVESVVTRMEEAGRAGRRFPELDREFHEALYGPLGNALVPQLLAAFWTVFRRVSGARGWHDDPAPELTARRHRDIVTALRAHDVEGAQRALAVHFRGIEARAAQESRGVG; from the coding sequence ATGCGCCGCATGTCTCAGGAGTCCGGGAAGCCACGCCGGCCCGAGCGGCGGGTGAGCGGCCAGGTCCAGCACGAGGTCATGCAGCTGATTCTCGACCGCAAACTCCGGGCGGGCGCACCGCTGCCCACCGAGGTCGAGCTGATGGCGTCGCTCGGCGTCAGCCGCAACTCCGTCCGCGAGGCCCTCAAGGCGCTCCAGGCGCTCGACATCGTGGAGATCAGGCACGGCTACGGGACGTATGTCGGACAGGCGTCCTTGACGCCGCTGATCGACGGACTGACGTTCCGTACGCTCGCCCGGCATGACGGGGACGGCGCCGCGCTCGCCGAGATACTCCAGGTCAGGGAGGTCCTGGAGGACGGCCTCATCCGGCGGGTCGCGGCGGTGTTGTCCGACGCGGAACTGGACCGTGTGGAGTCCGTTGTCACCCGGATGGAGGAGGCGGGCCGCGCAGGCCGGCGCTTCCCCGAGCTCGACCGCGAATTCCACGAGGCGCTGTACGGCCCTCTCGGCAACGCCCTCGTGCCGCAGCTGCTCGCCGCCTTCTGGACGGTGTTCCGCCGCGTCTCCGGCGCCCGGGGCTGGCACGACGACCCGGCACCGGAACTGACGGCCCGCCGACACCGGGACATCGTGACGGCGTTGCGCGCGCATGACGTGGAGGGCGCGCAACGTGCGCTGGCGGTGCACTTCCGGGGGATCGAGGCGCGGGCGGCTCAGGAGTCACGGGGCGTGGGCTGA
- a CDS encoding SigE family RNA polymerase sigma factor, which yields MQAEQEAQFHEFVRARWSHLVRTAYLLTGDAHHAEDLTQTALAKAYRSWRRVSRTDNPEAYVRRMLVSCNSDRFRKRRVREALTDAPPDVVGRDEAVSWADERSALLGALAQLPPKQRAVVVLRYWEDLSEGEVADTLGCSQGTVKSQASKGLAKLRSYPGLAQVVGRPEPSQTSHVREGVR from the coding sequence ATGCAGGCCGAACAAGAGGCCCAGTTCCATGAATTCGTCAGAGCGCGGTGGTCCCATCTGGTGCGGACCGCGTATCTGCTGACCGGCGACGCCCATCACGCCGAGGACCTGACGCAGACGGCGCTGGCGAAGGCGTACCGCTCCTGGCGGCGGGTCTCCCGCACCGACAATCCGGAGGCGTACGTCCGCCGGATGCTGGTCAGTTGCAACAGCGACCGGTTCCGCAAGAGGCGGGTGCGGGAGGCGCTGACCGACGCACCGCCCGACGTGGTGGGCCGGGACGAGGCCGTCTCATGGGCCGACGAGCGCAGCGCGCTGCTCGGTGCCCTCGCCCAACTGCCGCCCAAGCAACGGGCGGTGGTCGTTCTGCGCTACTGGGAGGACCTGTCCGAGGGAGAGGTCGCCGACACGCTCGGCTGCTCCCAGGGCACGGTCAAGAGCCAGGCGTCCAAGGGGCTGGCGAAGTTGCGTTCGTATCCGGGGCTCGCACAGGTCGTGGGCCGGCCCGAGCCCAGTCAGACGTCACACGTTCGGGAAGGCGTCCGGTGA